DNA from Sulfurimonas gotlandica GD1:
GGTTGGATTCAATTTGACGCTTACTGCCCTCAAAATGCTTATGATTTAAATTTTATAGCGTTTAGAGTTTCTGAAGATCATGGAATTAGACTTCCAGCTATGGTACATCAAGATGGCTTTATGACTTCTCATACAGCTCAAGGTGTACATACTATAAGTGATGATGACGCTTATAACTTTGTTGGTGATTTTAAACCTATGAATGATATGCTTGACTTCGAACATCCAGTAACTCACGGTGTACAAACAGAAGAAGATTGGCATTTTGAGCATAAAGCTCGTCAACATAATGATCTTATGACAAAAGTTTTCCCTAAGATCGAAGAAGTATTTACTGATTTTGAAAAACTTACAGGTCGTAAATATAACATCGTTGAAAAGTATGATACAGAAGATGCAGATGTAGCTGTAGTTTGTATGGGTACTTCAGTTGAGACTGCTCGTGAAGTTGCGACTGAGATGAGAGCAAAAGGTATTAAAGCTGGTGTAGTTGGAATTCGTGTTATTCGTCCATTCCCATTCATGCAAATAGCAGAAGCACTTAAAGATATAAAAGCTATTGCAACTCTTGACCGTTCAGCTCCTGGTGGAACAGTTGGTATGTTATTTAATGAGATGGCAGGTTGTATGTTTAACTTAGAAAAACGTCCTATGCTTTGTGGAAAAATCTATGGTCTAGGTGGTCGTGATTTAACTAAAGCACATTTAGTAGAATTGTTTACTGAGCTTCAGGCAAATGTTGACGCTGGTAAAATAACAACTCCATTACAACAATTTATCGGTGTTCGCGGACCGAAACTATCATATTTATAGGAGAATACTGTGAGTGAAATGAAAAAAATTAAAAACTTAAAAGAGTTCTCAACATCAGCTGACCGTTTTGAAGGTGCAAACCTTTTATGTCCTGGTTGTGCGCACTCTATCATTGTTCGTGAAGTATTAAATGCTACGAATGATGACTTAGTACTTTCAGCATCTACTGGATGTCTTGAAGTATGTACTGCTGTTTATCCATATACATCATGGGATGCTTCTTGGATTCACATCGGTTTTGAGAATGGCTCTACTGCTGTTGCAGGTGCTGAAGCAATGTATAAAGCACTTAAAAACAAAGGTCGTCTAAAGCAACCTGATCGTAACCCTAAATTTGTATCTTTTGCAGGTGACGGTGCTTCTTACGATATTGGTTTCCAATGGATTTCTGGTTGTATGGAACGTGGTCATAACATGATGCACGTTGTTCTTGACAATGAAGTATATGCAAACACTGGTGGTCAAAGATCATCTTCAACTCCAATTGGTTCAAGTACTACTACTGCTCCTGCTGGTCGTGTTAGCTATGGTGAAAAGAAAAACAAAAAAGATATGGTTTCAATTATGGCATCTCACCATATTCCATATTCAGCTCAAGTTTCTCCAAATAAATGGAAAGACATGGTTAAGAAAATCCAACACGGTTTTTCAGTAGATGGTCCAGTATTTATAAATGCTGTATCTCCATGTACAACTGAGTGGAAATTTGATCCTAAAGACACAATGCTATTAGCTGATTTATCAACTGATTCATTAGTATTCCCTTTATATGAAATTATTGATGGCAGAGAATTAAATATTACTTACCGTCCTAAAAATGTTGTTCCAGTTGAAGAGTATTTAGCTGCACAAGGTCGTTTCAAACACCTATTCAAAGATGAGTACAAACACTTAATCAAAGAGTGGCAAGATCGTGTTGATGACAATTGGTCATACCTACAAAGACGTGAAGAAGCAAGAGTTTAATAAAACTTCTAGCTTCGGCGCACCCTTTCGTCCAACTTAGACACGGCAGGCTATTAGCCTAGCCTTAGTCTAAGTTAAACACAATCTACACCAAATCTAAAACTTTTCCTATTAATATTCAAACTTCAAAAAACATAACAAAAAATTTGCTACAATACATTTAATTAAATTAAGGAATATAAAAGATGCCATTATTAGACTCATTTACAGTTGACCACACTATTATGCCAGCACCGGCAGTTCGTAAAGCTAAGGGAATGAAAACTCCAAGCGGAGATGATATTACAGTTTTTGATTTACGTTTTGTAAAACCAAACGAAGAAATTTTATCTTCAGAAGGAATTCATACATTAGAACACCTTTTTGCTGGATTTATGAGAGATCATCTAAACTCTACAACGACTGAGATTATCGATATATCGCCAATGGGCTGTAGAACAGGTTTTTATATGAGCGTACTTGGAAAACCTGAAGAAGAAGTAGTAGCTCAAGCATGGGAAGCTTCAATGAGAGATATTTTAGAAGTTAAAGAGCAAAAAGATATTCCAGAGCTTAATATATACCAGTGTGGAACATATAAAATGCATTCGCTCTCTGATGCAAAAGATATAGCATCTGCTGTACTTCGTAAAGATATTGACATCATGGATAATGACGCTTTAGCATTGGATTTATCAAAAGTAGAAGAGTAGATGTATATTTTACTACCTATGGATAGTGATGAAGTTCAAGAAGCTTCATTAACTAAGTTAGATGATGTAAAAATTTGGGCTCAGATACTTGTAGAAAATGGTCAACTTGTAGAAGTTAACCATTCTGCAGACAAAGATGCTTTTGAGAATTTTAGTCAGTGTGCAGTTGTTGTAAATGACAATGAATATGTATGGCCATTTATGGAAAAAAATATGATGGTATTAGTTGCACACACTCAGAGAAGTATAGATGATATAGTTGAAGCTTATATATTTAAAGAGCTACACGATTTAGCTTACTAGAAATATGAGCTTAGATAAATTTCTGCAGCTATTTAATCCTTTGCCAGGTAATCATTACTTACAAGTATGTTTGGAAAAAGATGATATAACCACAGCACTAGCATCTATGATTGAAAGCGTTGATGGTGTTTTAAATGTAGCCTTATACAATGATGACAATCTAAACTTTTCACAACCTTTTCGAGCTATGCCAAGAGATCATGACATGGTAATACTAAAAGATATTTTTCACAAACACGAAAACCCAAAAATGATTTTAAAATTAGCATATTTAACTCTTGCAAATACTGCCCATGTAATAATCATGGAAAAAAAGGGAATTATGGACATAGAAGCTATTAAAGCTCTTTTAGAAGA
Protein-coding regions in this window:
- a CDS encoding 2-oxoacid:ferredoxin oxidoreductase subunit alpha — translated: MAFDKMELKDIEVWDGNFAAAQALRQCQIDVVAAYPITPSTPIVEGYAKFLADNYVEGEFVMVESEHAAMSGCIGAAAAGGRVATATSSQGFALMVETLYQASGMRLPIVLNVVNRALAAPLNVNGDHSDMYLGRDSGWIQFDAYCPQNAYDLNFIAFRVSEDHGIRLPAMVHQDGFMTSHTAQGVHTISDDDAYNFVGDFKPMNDMLDFEHPVTHGVQTEEDWHFEHKARQHNDLMTKVFPKIEEVFTDFEKLTGRKYNIVEKYDTEDADVAVVCMGTSVETAREVATEMRAKGIKAGVVGIRVIRPFPFMQIAEALKDIKAIATLDRSAPGGTVGMLFNEMAGCMFNLEKRPMLCGKIYGLGGRDLTKAHLVELFTELQANVDAGKITTPLQQFIGVRGPKLSYL
- a CDS encoding thiamine pyrophosphate-dependent enzyme — protein: MSEMKKIKNLKEFSTSADRFEGANLLCPGCAHSIIVREVLNATNDDLVLSASTGCLEVCTAVYPYTSWDASWIHIGFENGSTAVAGAEAMYKALKNKGRLKQPDRNPKFVSFAGDGASYDIGFQWISGCMERGHNMMHVVLDNEVYANTGGQRSSSTPIGSSTTTAPAGRVSYGEKKNKKDMVSIMASHHIPYSAQVSPNKWKDMVKKIQHGFSVDGPVFINAVSPCTTEWKFDPKDTMLLADLSTDSLVFPLYEIIDGRELNITYRPKNVVPVEEYLAAQGRFKHLFKDEYKHLIKEWQDRVDDNWSYLQRREEARV
- the luxS gene encoding S-ribosylhomocysteine lyase, producing MPLLDSFTVDHTIMPAPAVRKAKGMKTPSGDDITVFDLRFVKPNEEILSSEGIHTLEHLFAGFMRDHLNSTTTEIIDISPMGCRTGFYMSVLGKPEEEVVAQAWEASMRDILEVKEQKDIPELNIYQCGTYKMHSLSDAKDIASAVLRKDIDIMDNDALALDLSKVEE